The proteins below come from a single Papaver somniferum cultivar HN1 chromosome 11, ASM357369v1, whole genome shotgun sequence genomic window:
- the LOC113323236 gene encoding uncharacterized protein LOC113323236, translated as MDVDSEPSMEETILVGDDLMTGPPSPIIPPEIASHVLEGVETCDGILRNFFLCLQINDIEPFCQDEIVIYKQCVDKRDKILRQRLRESEHKLGLSMPLDDAKDRATQLQSEVTSLERRLILASGAEGMDGFRQRWSLHGRLEDTKKRLESLKQGMERREKKEEPTSSTATKKGWFS; from the exons ATGGACG ttGATTCAGAGCCATCAATGGAGGAAACCATTTTGGTAGGTGATGATTTAATGACAGGACCACCATCACCTATCATACCTCCAGAAATTGCTTCCCATGTTCTTGAAGGTGTTGAAACTTGTGATGGGATTCTTAGGAATTTCTTCTTAT GTTTGCAAATCAATGATATTGAACCATTTTGTCAAGATGAGATTGTTATATACAAACAATGTGTCGATAAACGG GATAAGATACTGAGGCAACGGCTTCGAGAGAGTGAACATAAATTGGGGCTATCAATGCCATTAGATGACGCCAAAGATAGAGCTACTCAACTTCAATCAGAGGTCACATCACTGGAGAG GCGCTTAATTCTTGCAAGTGGAGCTGAAGGGATGGACGGGTTTCGCCAGAGATGGAGTTTGCATGGACGCCTTGAAGACACTAA AAAAAGATTAGAGTCCTTGAAGCAGGGAATGGAGAggagagaaaagaaagaagagcCAACAAGTTCAACTGCTACTAAGAAAGGTTGGTTCTCTTAA